The proteins below are encoded in one region of Citrobacter enshiensis:
- a CDS encoding YeiH family protein, protein MTELTLQNHRRTVWHFLPGLALSAVITGAALWGGSIPAIGGAGFSALTLAILLGMVIGNTVYPQIWKQCDGGVLFAKQHLLRLGIILYGFRLTFSQIADVGVSGIVIDVLTLSSTFMLACFLGQKVFGLDRHTSWLIGAGSSICGAAAVLATEPVVKAEASKVTVAVATVVIFGTLAIFLYPAMYPLLAHWFSPETYGIYIGSTMHEVAQVVAAGHAINPDAENAAVIAKMLRVMMLAPFLILLAARVKQLSPASGSEKSKITIPWFAVLFIVVAIFNSFHLLPQAVVSMLVTLDTILLAMAMAALGLTTHVSALKKAGAKPLLMALVLFIWLIVGGGMINVVIHSLMA, encoded by the coding sequence ATGACAGAACTCACCTTACAGAATCATCGTCGTACAGTGTGGCATTTTCTTCCAGGGCTTGCCCTGAGCGCAGTGATCACTGGGGCTGCCCTGTGGGGTGGTTCCATTCCCGCCATCGGGGGGGCCGGATTCAGCGCCCTTACCCTGGCCATTTTGCTGGGAATGGTGATCGGTAATACGGTCTACCCGCAAATCTGGAAACAATGCGACGGCGGCGTGCTGTTTGCCAAACAACACTTATTGCGTCTGGGGATCATTCTTTACGGCTTTCGCCTGACCTTTTCGCAGATTGCCGATGTCGGCGTCAGCGGTATTGTGATTGACGTATTGACGCTCTCCAGCACCTTTATGCTGGCGTGTTTTCTGGGGCAAAAAGTCTTTGGATTAGATCGCCATACCAGTTGGCTGATTGGTGCCGGGAGCAGCATTTGCGGTGCTGCCGCCGTACTGGCGACCGAACCGGTCGTTAAAGCCGAAGCCAGTAAGGTAACGGTTGCCGTTGCTACCGTCGTTATCTTCGGCACGCTGGCCATCTTTCTCTATCCGGCGATGTATCCGCTGCTGGCGCACTGGTTCAGCCCGGAGACGTACGGTATCTATATTGGGTCGACCATGCATGAAGTTGCGCAGGTGGTCGCAGCAGGACACGCGATTAACCCGGATGCGGAAAACGCGGCGGTCATTGCGAAAATGCTCCGTGTGATGATGCTGGCCCCATTCCTTATTCTGCTGGCCGCCCGTGTGAAACAGTTGTCACCTGCCAGCGGTTCGGAAAAAAGCAAAATCACCATTCCGTGGTTTGCCGTGTTGTTCATTGTGGTTGCCATCTTTAACTCATTCCACCTGTTACCGCAGGCGGTAGTGAGCATGCTGGTGACGCTGGATACCATACTGCTGGCGATGGCGATGGCGGCACTGGGTCTGACCACCCACGTCAGCGCGTTGAAGAAAGCAGGCGCGAAACCGTTACTGATGGCGCTGGTGCTTTTCATCTGGTTAATCGTCGGCGGTGGCATGATAAACGTCGTGATTCATAGCCTGATGGCATAA
- the yieE gene encoding DNA-binding transcriptional regulator YeiE, giving the protein MHITLRQLEVFTEVLKSGSTTQASVMLSLSQSAVSAALTDLEGQLGVQLFDRVGKRLVVNEHGRLLYPRALALLEQTVEIEQLFREDNGAIRVYASSTIGNYILPAVIARYRQDYPDLPLELSVGNSQDVITAVLDFRVDIGLIEGPCHSTEIISEPWLEDELVVFAAPTSPLVQGPVTLAQLAAAPWILRERGSGTREIVDYLLLSHLPRFQMAMELGNSEAIKHAVRHGLGISCLSRRVIEEQLESGKLVEVPVPLPGLNRTLWRIHHRQKHLSNALQRFLRYCVIQPES; this is encoded by the coding sequence ATGCACATCACGCTGCGACAACTTGAAGTCTTTACCGAAGTACTGAAAAGCGGTTCGACAACTCAGGCATCCGTGATGTTGTCGTTGTCGCAGTCTGCCGTGAGCGCAGCGCTAACCGATCTGGAAGGCCAGCTTGGCGTTCAGCTCTTTGACCGGGTAGGGAAGCGGCTGGTGGTTAACGAGCACGGGCGGCTGTTATACCCCCGTGCGTTGGCGTTGCTTGAGCAGACCGTCGAAATCGAGCAGCTGTTTCGCGAAGATAATGGCGCCATTCGCGTGTACGCCAGCAGCACCATTGGCAACTACATTTTACCGGCGGTCATTGCCCGCTATCGGCAGGATTACCCCGACTTGCCGCTGGAACTGAGCGTCGGCAACAGTCAGGACGTTATCACTGCGGTACTGGATTTTCGCGTGGACATTGGTCTCATTGAGGGGCCGTGCCACAGTACGGAAATTATCTCTGAGCCGTGGCTGGAGGATGAACTGGTGGTATTTGCCGCGCCAACATCTCCGTTGGTTCAGGGGCCGGTGACGCTGGCGCAACTGGCGGCAGCGCCCTGGATCCTGCGTGAGCGTGGCTCGGGGACGCGGGAAATTGTCGATTACTTGCTGTTGTCGCATTTACCGAGATTCCAGATGGCGATGGAGTTGGGCAATTCCGAAGCGATCAAGCATGCCGTGCGCCACGGGCTGGGGATCAGTTGCCTTTCACGTCGGGTGATTGAAGAACAGCTGGAAAGCGGAAAACTGGTCGAAGTGCCGGTGCCGTTACCGGGTTTGAATCGCACCTTGTGGCGGATTCATCATCGGCAGAAACATTTGTCTAATGCACTGCAGCGTTTTTTACGCTACTGCGTCATTCAGCCGGAAAGCTAA
- the lysP gene encoding lysine-specific permease, which produces MVSEIKTTEAPALRRELKARHLTMIAIGGSIGTGLFVASGATISQAGPGGALFSYILIGLMVYFLMTSLGELAAYMPVSGSFSTYGQNYVEEGFGFALGWNYWYNWAVTIAVDLVAAQLVMSWWFPDTPGWIWSALFLCVIFLLNYISVRGFGEAEYWFSLIKVTTVIIFIVVGVMMIIGIFKGVEPVGWSNWTTGDAPFAGGFAAMIGVAMIVGFSFQGTELIGIAAGESEDPEKNIPRAVRQVFWRILLFYVFAILIISLIIPYTDPSLLRNDVKDISVSPFTLVFQHAGLLSAAAVMNAVILTAVLSAGNSGMYASTRMLYTLACDGKAPRIFAKLSRGGVPRNALYATTVVAGLCFLTSMFGNQTVYLWLLNTSGMTGFIAWLGIAISHYRFRRGYVMQGHDIKDLPYRSGFFPLGPIFAFVLCLTITLGQNYEAFLKDTIDWGGVAATYIGIPLFLIIWFGYKLTRGTRFVRYSEMQFPDRFKK; this is translated from the coding sequence ATGGTTTCCGAAATTAAAACCACAGAAGCGCCCGCGTTACGTCGCGAACTTAAGGCGCGCCACCTGACGATGATCGCCATTGGTGGTTCCATCGGTACAGGTTTGTTCGTTGCATCCGGTGCAACGATTTCTCAGGCGGGCCCAGGCGGCGCGCTGTTTTCCTACATTTTGATTGGCCTGATGGTGTATTTCCTGATGACCAGTCTTGGTGAACTGGCCGCGTATATGCCGGTTTCCGGTTCGTTTTCGACTTACGGTCAGAACTACGTAGAAGAAGGCTTTGGCTTCGCGCTGGGCTGGAACTATTGGTACAACTGGGCCGTAACCATTGCGGTTGACCTTGTGGCGGCGCAACTGGTGATGAGCTGGTGGTTCCCGGACACGCCAGGCTGGATCTGGAGTGCGCTGTTCCTGTGCGTCATTTTCTTGCTGAACTACATTTCCGTGCGCGGATTTGGTGAGGCGGAATATTGGTTCTCGCTGATCAAAGTCACCACCGTGATTATCTTTATCGTGGTTGGCGTGATGATGATCATCGGTATCTTCAAAGGCGTAGAGCCGGTAGGCTGGAGTAACTGGACGACGGGCGATGCGCCGTTTGCCGGGGGCTTTGCGGCGATGATAGGTGTGGCGATGATCGTCGGCTTCTCTTTCCAGGGTACCGAGTTGATTGGTATTGCTGCGGGTGAGTCAGAAGATCCGGAGAAGAACATTCCGCGCGCAGTGCGTCAGGTGTTCTGGCGTATCCTGCTGTTCTATGTGTTCGCCATCCTAATCATCAGCCTGATCATTCCGTACACTGACCCGAGTCTGCTGCGTAACGACGTGAAAGACATCAGCGTCAGCCCGTTCACACTGGTATTCCAGCACGCGGGTCTGCTCTCTGCGGCAGCGGTAATGAACGCAGTTATCCTGACGGCGGTACTGTCGGCGGGTAACTCGGGCATGTATGCGTCTACCCGTATGCTCTACACCCTGGCGTGTGACGGCAAAGCGCCGCGTATTTTCGCGAAGCTTTCTCGTGGTGGGGTACCGCGTAACGCACTGTATGCGACAACGGTGGTTGCGGGTCTGTGCTTCCTGACCTCTATGTTTGGCAACCAGACTGTTTACCTGTGGCTGCTGAACACGTCCGGGATGACGGGCTTTATCGCCTGGCTGGGGATCGCCATTAGTCACTATCGTTTCCGTCGTGGCTATGTGATGCAGGGGCATGATATTAAGGATTTACCGTATCGTTCAGGTTTCTTCCCGCTGGGGCCGATCTTTGCGTTCGTGTTGTGTCTGACGATTACTCTGGGCCAGAATTACGAAGCCTTCCTGAAAGACACCATTGACTGGGGCGGCGTGGCGGCGACCTACATCGGTATTCCGCTGTTCCTGATCATCTGGTTCGGCTACAAACTGACCAGAGGTACGCGCTTCGTTCGTTACAGCGAAATGCAATTCCCGGACCGTTTCAAGAAATAA
- a CDS encoding ligand-gated channel protein, whose amino-acid sequence MTIPHVKAVAIAVSVASLPSLTHAADQDTVVVTATGFEQKIQNAPASISVITKQQIEDKAYRDVTDALKDVPGVVVTGGGSSSDISIRGMASQYTLFLVNGKRISTRGTRPNSDNAGIEQGWLPPLESIERIEVIRGPMSSLYGSDAMGGVINVITKKVSNTQGWTGSLHGDATFQENSDSGDLFQTNAYASGPLIDGLLGAKVTGLLSRRAEDQIVNGFNEQRLRNGGLTLNFTPDEKNDVDFDIARELQDRDSTPGMSMAEVTCRGTTCKTNTKSENRYEHTTYSLTHSGYYDDFNTTSYVQQEETNNPGREMKSYNTIFNNQNQIFLGAHTLTLGGQYRYEKLRDNGNQLQAADGLNKLTRWSWALFAEDEWAITDTFTLTGGLRMDKDENYGDNWTPRGYGVWHLAEQWTVKGGVSAGYRAPDLRQSSASWGQVTGGGRLNGIIVGNPDLKPEKSLSEEIALLWDNGDNLNAGVTLFNTDFKDKITEVRRCNSSADPACTIGDETYDFVSDRVNVDEANMRGVESTFGWEITSDLNWTANYTYTESEQKSGQFSGKPLNKMPKHMFNTTLDWQATQDVGFWSRLNFRGKTSEYLSRTSMSQGTPSYTQVDVGMRYNANKNLLVTAGVYNALDKQIDYDTYDTILDGRRYTVGLTYNF is encoded by the coding sequence ATGACCATACCTCACGTTAAGGCCGTAGCTATCGCAGTAAGCGTAGCCAGCCTCCCATCACTCACCCATGCTGCTGACCAGGACACCGTCGTTGTTACCGCTACGGGATTTGAGCAGAAGATTCAGAACGCCCCCGCCTCCATCTCTGTGATTACCAAACAGCAGATTGAGGATAAAGCCTACCGCGATGTCACCGATGCGCTAAAAGATGTCCCTGGCGTGGTAGTGACAGGCGGTGGGAGCAGTAGCGACATCAGTATTCGCGGCATGGCCTCGCAATACACGCTTTTCCTGGTCAACGGTAAGCGCATCAGTACCCGCGGCACGCGACCAAACAGCGATAACGCCGGGATTGAACAAGGCTGGCTGCCTCCACTGGAGTCTATTGAGCGGATTGAAGTGATTCGTGGACCGATGTCATCACTTTACGGTTCTGACGCGATGGGCGGCGTGATCAACGTGATCACCAAGAAAGTCTCCAATACCCAAGGCTGGACCGGTTCTCTGCACGGCGATGCCACCTTCCAGGAAAACAGTGATTCCGGCGATCTCTTCCAGACTAACGCCTATGCCTCTGGTCCGTTAATTGACGGATTGCTGGGCGCTAAAGTGACAGGGCTGCTGTCACGCCGCGCCGAGGATCAGATCGTCAATGGCTTTAATGAACAGCGCCTGCGCAACGGCGGATTGACACTTAACTTCACGCCAGATGAAAAAAACGATGTTGATTTCGACATTGCGCGCGAATTGCAGGACCGCGACAGCACGCCTGGCATGTCAATGGCGGAAGTCACCTGCCGTGGTACAACCTGTAAGACAAACACGAAAAGCGAAAACCGCTACGAGCACACCACGTACTCATTAACGCACAGCGGTTATTACGATGACTTCAACACCACCAGCTACGTTCAGCAGGAAGAGACCAATAACCCGGGTCGCGAGATGAAGTCTTACAATACGATTTTCAACAACCAGAACCAGATCTTCCTCGGCGCACATACTCTGACGCTGGGCGGGCAATATCGTTATGAAAAACTCCGCGATAACGGAAACCAGCTACAGGCGGCCGATGGTCTGAACAAACTCACTCGCTGGAGCTGGGCGCTGTTTGCTGAAGATGAGTGGGCGATCACCGACACCTTCACCCTGACCGGCGGCCTGCGAATGGATAAAGATGAGAACTACGGTGACAACTGGACGCCACGCGGCTACGGCGTCTGGCATCTGGCGGAGCAGTGGACAGTGAAAGGCGGCGTTTCTGCGGGCTACCGCGCCCCTGACCTGCGCCAGTCTTCAGCAAGTTGGGGACAGGTCACTGGCGGTGGTCGCCTGAATGGCATCATTGTGGGTAACCCGGATCTGAAACCCGAAAAAAGCCTGAGCGAAGAAATTGCCCTGCTGTGGGATAACGGCGACAACCTCAACGCTGGCGTCACCCTGTTCAACACCGATTTCAAAGACAAGATCACCGAAGTTCGCCGCTGCAACAGCAGCGCCGATCCCGCCTGTACTATCGGCGATGAAACCTACGATTTCGTCAGCGATCGTGTCAACGTTGATGAAGCAAACATGCGCGGCGTGGAATCGACGTTTGGCTGGGAGATCACCTCCGATTTGAACTGGACGGCGAACTACACCTATACCGAATCAGAGCAGAAAAGCGGCCAGTTCTCGGGCAAGCCATTGAACAAGATGCCGAAACATATGTTCAACACCACGCTGGACTGGCAGGCAACGCAGGATGTCGGTTTCTGGAGCCGCCTGAACTTCCGCGGTAAAACCTCTGAATACCTGAGCCGTACGTCGATGTCGCAAGGAACGCCTTCTTATACTCAGGTTGATGTGGGCATGCGCTACAACGCCAACAAGAATCTGCTGGTGACCGCTGGGGTATACAACGCGCTGGATAAGCAGATCGATTACGATACCTATGACACGATTCTCGATGGTCGTCGTTATACAGTCGGTTTAACGTACAACTTCTGA